A stretch of the Polluticoccus soli genome encodes the following:
- a CDS encoding ELWxxDGT repeat protein — translation MKKILLSILAAAALSQSNAQAPYVFENFDIETGTGGSAPLYLTVCNGKLFFRATTTASGEELWMTDGTMAGTQMVKDINPGATGSALQTFKVLNNKLYFTANDGTNGNELWVSDGTSAGTQMVKNINPGAGHSYATPMIVLGNNLLFNATDNVNGIELWITDGTAPGTQLLKDINTGAGTSSPFNFCALSNGKVLFSAANNANGNELWITDGTSVGTQMVTDIVPGATSSSPAGMFAFNNIAYFRATDATYGTELWVTDGTAPGTTMIKDINPGAANSGPFRLINYNGKVYFSASDQTAGNELWVTDGTTMGTVMVKDINPGFASANIDQRFVYKNKLYFQATDVTNGAELWETDGTSTGTVLVKDIIAGSGGSFPIHFIEYRDKLFFNAAQVAGDRQLFKSDGTISGTALIAPPIAPIVDPLGTTAPFVEYDSAIYFLANYTTTGSELWSLKDTTAVPNHIGSIGNDLSYSVLPNPNHGSFTLNIENGIAKGCSVAIHDVTGKLVLNQEITQKQTTINLPSGAPGTYFLKMQAGDAVDVKQVVVQ, via the coding sequence ATGAAAAAAATACTCCTTAGCATTCTTGCTGCAGCAGCTCTGTCGCAAAGCAATGCACAGGCCCCTTATGTTTTCGAAAATTTTGATATTGAAACCGGCACGGGCGGTTCCGCTCCCCTTTATCTCACGGTTTGCAATGGCAAACTATTTTTCCGTGCCACAACAACTGCCAGCGGCGAAGAGTTGTGGATGACAGATGGCACCATGGCCGGTACACAAATGGTAAAAGACATTAATCCCGGCGCCACGGGATCTGCCTTGCAAACCTTTAAAGTTCTTAACAACAAACTTTATTTCACTGCCAACGATGGCACCAATGGCAACGAACTGTGGGTGAGCGACGGCACCAGTGCGGGCACGCAAATGGTAAAGAATATAAACCCCGGCGCAGGCCACTCTTATGCCACACCCATGATAGTATTGGGCAACAACCTGCTATTTAATGCAACTGACAATGTTAATGGCATAGAGCTATGGATAACAGATGGCACAGCACCGGGCACACAGCTGCTGAAAGACATAAACACCGGCGCCGGTACATCAAGTCCATTCAATTTTTGCGCGCTCTCAAATGGTAAGGTATTGTTCAGCGCCGCTAATAACGCCAACGGAAATGAGCTCTGGATAACGGACGGCACGAGCGTAGGCACACAAATGGTTACTGATATCGTTCCGGGAGCCACATCGTCGTCGCCGGCAGGCATGTTCGCTTTCAATAACATTGCTTACTTCCGTGCAACGGACGCCACCTATGGCACAGAACTATGGGTGACAGATGGTACTGCCCCGGGTACTACCATGATCAAAGATATTAACCCGGGTGCAGCCAACTCGGGGCCGTTCAGATTAATAAACTACAACGGCAAGGTTTATTTCAGTGCATCGGATCAAACCGCAGGGAATGAGCTATGGGTAACCGATGGCACGACGATGGGCACTGTGATGGTGAAAGACATCAATCCCGGATTTGCCAGCGCCAACATCGACCAACGGTTTGTGTACAAAAACAAGCTGTACTTCCAGGCAACCGATGTCACCAATGGCGCAGAGCTGTGGGAAACTGACGGTACAAGTACCGGCACAGTGCTGGTCAAAGACATCATAGCTGGTTCGGGGGGCAGCTTCCCGATCCATTTCATTGAGTATAGGGATAAACTTTTCTTTAATGCAGCACAAGTCGCGGGCGACCGCCAGCTTTTCAAAAGCGACGGCACTATCTCGGGAACAGCGTTGATAGCGCCGCCCATCGCGCCGATAGTTGACCCGCTTGGCACTACAGCGCCATTTGTGGAGTATGATTCCGCTATCTATTTTCTTGCAAATTATACAACCACAGGATCTGAGCTTTGGTCGTTGAAGGATACAACAGCGGTGCCGAACCATATAGGCAGCATCGGCAATGATTTGTCTTATTCAGTATTGCCTAACCCCAACCACGGCAGCTTTACGTTAAACATCGAAAACGGCATTGCGAAAGGTTGTTCTGTTGCTATACACGATGTCACAGGCAAACTGGTACTGAACCAGGAAATAACCCAAAAGCAAACTACCATCAACCTCCCCAGCGGGGCGCCTGGCACGTATTTCCTGAAAATGCAGGCAGGCGATGCTGTAGATGTAAAGCAGGTAGTAGTACAATAG
- a CDS encoding class I SAM-dependent methyltransferase, with the protein MQDESNKPEFWEAAFNDKREMWGFEPAKSAVLTRDLFVEHGVKDMLVPGIGYGRNAQIFVDAGISVTGIEISETAIAMARKHYGDDMTIYHGSVTDMPFDDHRYDGIFCYALIHLLDEDERKKLVKDCYAQLANGGYMVFVAITKEAPTYGQGKFISKDRYEIFEGVRMFFYDRESVAAEFAEAGLFAVDEVVENFPFFLIKCRKG; encoded by the coding sequence ATGCAAGACGAATCCAACAAACCTGAATTCTGGGAAGCGGCTTTCAACGATAAGCGCGAGATGTGGGGCTTTGAGCCTGCAAAGTCTGCCGTGCTCACGAGGGATCTCTTTGTTGAGCATGGTGTGAAGGACATGCTGGTGCCGGGAATTGGTTATGGCAGGAATGCACAGATATTCGTAGACGCCGGTATTTCTGTTACTGGCATAGAAATATCAGAGACCGCGATCGCTATGGCCCGAAAGCACTATGGCGATGATATGACTATCTATCACGGGTCAGTTACCGACATGCCTTTTGATGACCACAGGTACGATGGCATCTTTTGCTATGCTTTAATTCATCTGCTGGATGAAGACGAACGGAAAAAGCTGGTAAAAGATTGCTACGCCCAGCTGGCCAACGGTGGCTACATGGTTTTTGTGGCCATCACCAAAGAGGCACCCACCTACGGACAAGGCAAATTCATCAGCAAAGACCGCTACGAGATCTTCGAGGGTGTAAGAATGTTCTTCTACGACCGCGAATCTGTAGCAGCTGAATTTGCTGAAGCAGGTTTGTTTGCGGTGGACGAGGTGGTTGAGAACTTCCCGTTTTTTCTGATCAAGTGTAGGAAAGGATAA
- a CDS encoding PKD domain-containing protein, which yields MNKVYPALLFLAIACLSAAQSQAGQKLRVFFIGNSYTYYNDMPKMVADIAASMGDTLIYESHTPGGWKLQDHWAPPQDPCVQKVKTASWDYVVLQEQSQMPAFGQLGPSHPTYIYAGQFTKLIRDSAKCTSAMFYMTWGYKDGDPNNCPSPQYFCTYEGMDSVIRARYMELADSFDAVVSPAGAVRRYIRANHPSIELYQSDGSHPTVEGSYAVACAFYTALFKKDPTAVTFNSTIPATDAANIRAAAKKVVYDSFAYWGLGVYDLAAAYDHSNMGLQVTFTNKSSLKAQTYSWDFGDGTASTTKDPVHVFPANNIYTVTLTAYDANGCSRATTKQVNLIPDGIREVEQAPFTITPNPASEYITILSNQQPARFNIRITNAIGQTLYEAHANGGTNKVDLSAFSNGVYYIALYNEGGVLHYDKFIKQ from the coding sequence GTGAATAAAGTATACCCCGCCCTTTTGTTTTTGGCTATTGCCTGCCTGAGTGCTGCACAGTCTCAAGCCGGGCAGAAACTTCGTGTGTTTTTTATTGGTAACAGCTATACCTACTATAACGACATGCCAAAGATGGTAGCTGATATAGCTGCATCGATGGGCGATACGCTGATCTATGAAAGCCATACACCCGGCGGATGGAAGCTGCAGGACCACTGGGCTCCCCCACAGGACCCTTGCGTGCAGAAAGTAAAAACTGCCAGCTGGGACTATGTGGTATTGCAGGAACAGAGCCAGATGCCGGCCTTCGGGCAGCTTGGCCCTTCTCACCCGACCTATATATACGCGGGGCAGTTCACCAAACTTATCCGCGACAGCGCCAAGTGCACGAGCGCCATGTTTTACATGACCTGGGGCTATAAAGACGGCGACCCAAACAACTGCCCCAGCCCTCAATATTTTTGCACTTACGAGGGCATGGACAGCGTAATACGGGCCCGCTACATGGAATTAGCAGACTCGTTCGATGCGGTGGTGTCGCCGGCGGGAGCGGTACGCCGGTATATCAGAGCCAATCATCCTAGTATAGAACTTTACCAGTCAGACGGCAGCCACCCAACGGTGGAAGGCAGCTATGCGGTTGCCTGCGCCTTTTATACAGCTTTGTTTAAAAAAGATCCTACAGCGGTTACGTTCAATAGTACCATACCAGCTACGGATGCAGCCAATATAAGAGCTGCGGCGAAGAAGGTGGTGTACGACAGCTTCGCCTACTGGGGGCTGGGTGTCTACGATCTCGCAGCTGCATACGACCATAGCAATATGGGTCTGCAGGTTACATTCACCAACAAGTCATCACTGAAAGCACAAACATATAGCTGGGATTTCGGCGATGGAACTGCGTCAACGACCAAAGACCCTGTGCACGTTTTCCCCGCCAATAACATTTACACGGTCACACTCACCGCGTACGATGCCAACGGTTGCAGCAGGGCAACAACGAAACAAGTGAACCTGATCCCTGATGGTATCCGTGAAGTAGAACAAGCACCGTTTACCATAACTCCCAATCCCGCCAGCGAGTATATAACCATACTGTCTAACCAACAGCCAGCACGGTTCAACATTCGCATCACCAACGCTATTGGTCAGACGCTATACGAGGCACATGCTAACGGCGGCACAAATAAAGTAGACCTGTCAGCTTTTAGCAACGGTGTGTATTATATCGCGCTGTATAACGAAGGGGGTGTGCTTCATTATGACAAATTTATAAAGCAGTAA